The following is a genomic window from Neodiprion virginianus isolate iyNeoVirg1 chromosome 1, iyNeoVirg1.1, whole genome shotgun sequence.
TACTTTACTAAACTcagtaagaaaaattatcgaagTGTGCGCAAACTTAGATGAGTGAACTTGAGTATAAACTTCTGTGATGTTTGTCTCATATTTTAAAACTATTTATCACGTcccataaattttattccattcatGATTTTATGACGTCCAACTGTTTCAACagctaataattttttacttctattATGCGATGATTACATAAGTTGAACATTTTCACTGTTCCAGAGTATGATTATCCAGGCATCAAAGTTGGGGGCTGTTTCTGTGCCAGTCGGTGCCAATCCTTTAAGTTGCATTGGGATGGCACTGCGAGTAAAAGAATGGAGCCTAGAAATGTCGAATATCGACGGATCCACGTGTGATTCTATAATCGGACGTCACGGTACTATGATTGAAGCTAGAACGTTGAGGAAATTATCCGATCCATTCATTTTGCCATTCACAGACGCTTTCTACATCCAGACTACAGCGTTGGGAGCTAAGGTATGCGGTTCTATGACTTTTACATTTATCAAACATGTTGAGTATTGTAATATTTaaccaacattattttttctctgatCACTAAAAGCGTAGGAAATTCTTTCCCACTTAGCATCTAGCGGTACTACATGTAGTTATGGATATTTTAATAGACTGACGATTTCATTGCTTATACCGTAATAGCTGATGAAATTACTACGATAATAGTTGAATGCAAAATTGCCTGCAGTATCTTCCCTTACCAAATGTAATCTACATCACGCCcaatgtaataattatttttagccACGTATATCGTAATATAGTCGGAAATGTTGCGGTTTATTTTTAGTGTTACATCGATTTTTGTTATCTATTTGGACGCTACACATTCTCGGTATGTGCTTGTTATGCATGTATTTAGATTCAGAGCTTGCTTTCTGGTAAGTACAAccattatattattttaatttacctACGTAATATACATTATGTTCTGGATTGATGAAATTCTTATCACCAACACCAAAGAAATTTGGTATCGATGTGGTGAGAATATATCGTTTGGTTTTCATCTAAACTTGATTTTTAACAGATAGATCTGTTCGTACTCTTTCAGAACAGGAACATGTGGAGCTTCTTACCTCTAGCAGGAGTAGCAGGTCACTTTTCTCACTTGTACTCTTTATTGGAGTAATTTGATTTAATGCCcttgagatttttttgaaatcaataaGATGAAAGGGGCCAGTTTGATGTGAGAAGCTTCACATGCTTCATGTATTGCACTGAAATTCTGGAATGTGCCTTCTTTTCTCAGGTGCATATAATGAACGATCATCATTTCAACGAAGGGAAGCCACTATTTCGTAGCCATCAAGCACAGTGGAAGGTGGAGCAGTTATCTCGAAGTCGAGAACGTGAAATGTTCGAGAAATTAGGGATAAAAAAAGTGACGCGCGTATCCGGGTCTGTCGAATGGTACGGCTGTTCTCGAGAGACCCCAAGATGTTTCGGATCCGTTGTTAATGGAATACCATCCTACCTTTATCAAAACCGATACACACCTCCCTGTTGTTTAACGGGCCTGAGAAGAGTAGCCCATCATGTATTTGATAAGCTGGAAGAAGTTGGCATTCGGTTCTGGATTGAAGGAGATTCGCTGCTAGGGGCGATGAGAAATGGAGATATATTACCATGGGGTCATCAAGTTGACGTAGGATTGAATCGAGACGATATTATGAGGTCTCCGTGGTTGGCCAGAGCTAGAAACAAGCCGGTAACAGATAACCAGGGATTCATTTGGGAAAAAGCTACGgagggtgaattttttaaagttcaaTACTCCAAAACAAACCATCTTCACGTCAATTTGCTTCCATTTTATTCTGAAAATGGTACGATGATGAAAGATGCCTGGTTTTTGAAGAACAAGGATTTTCCGGAGCAATTTTTACATCCGATGTCTAGTATTGAATTCGCCGGCAGACAAGTACCGTGTCCAAATAATATTAGagattttttagaaataaaatattataaaggTGTGATAGAAAACCCTGAAGTACCTGGAAAACTCTTTCCTgattagaaatttttgaaaaccatCTTTTTCATATCACACAACGGATTGATTAAATGGCTGTAATACCTAGTtatagtttaatttttttttttatcatcatatAATGATTGACTTTTAAGAGACGTAACCCGAATTATTAACTTGTCAAACAATGCGATCAACTTGAAAAGTTGTATTTCCTTGAAATTATGACAACTTCTGTAtgtgtatttctttttccacaacattactatttacatttttcattttttgaaattattatcactttAGAAGATTAATAGAGATAACTTTCAGAATATTTCGAAGAAAAGTCAGCTAGGCTGGGCGTTTCGTCCTATTCTTTTTCCGCCTAGGTAACAAAATATATTCGTGTGAATatcatttgaataataattatcgacTTCTCATTTTGTCCGCAAGTTTGTTAGATATATTTTGTGAGCTCCATACTGGTAATGAATTTACCGTCGCTTTTCATCCCTACCTTTTCTCAGCAATACtatcataaaattattgtttttgtcATAAATTTGTGCTTCTGGTATATGCCGATAGTACCGCGAGAAATTTTGAATAgttacgacattttttttcatcaaatgtTGATAGTAAGTAAGGGTTGACACGTGCGGCTTTATGATAAAGACCAAAAACTTAATCTTAACCCAAAATTCAGAATCGTTGAAGGTTTTGGTAGGAGTTTTCTTGTTACgtagttatacatataccatgTATATTCAAAGAGGCTATATATAAATGTTACATATTCATACATGGATCGACACAGTCATTATCTTCAATGCTAAGAATGTGTGATTGCCtttttttcgacgaaaaaaaaaaaaaagaagaagaagacgaagaagaatatTTCGCTAAGAGCGTCAATAATAATATGGATTTTTTATGTGACGTCGACACTTAATATTAGGCTTATTCTAATATTCCATCATTTACATTTACTTGCTACTATAGGtacatatgtaggtatataattgAAAGAATGAATTAATCTGTCTTCATCATTCTCTTGTGATATCtttattaacaatttacaaTGACACAGGGCGGTGTCCCATTAGTTTACACAATGCAAGACCCATCCAGATAAAAACTCgtataacaattatttaaCTATTGTAGATCTAGCAACAAATGTCCAATATGGatttctgaaataaattatctgAATATTTTGACTCTCAATTTGTCGTGCCCAATTATTTCACGTTTGCTCTGTAACTTCAAAGGGATGAAAGAGAAGCAAACTGAGTTTCCTTGATTTGTTCAAATATTGGACGCATAAGTTGTGAacaaattatatattaaatttgtaaatttacgAAGACTATAGAAAACTTACATTCGACTCAAGTGGCTCAATCCACAGAGTGATAAAGTTAATTTAActcattcaatattttgataaatataaATCGTTGCATCAATAATTTCACAACAAAACATAACAATATTAACCACGattcaaatatattcatttataaaagtaatattatatattcaaatatttacaagaaTATCTAATCTCAGTTATTTCTTTCTATTTGGATAAAGTTCTATTT
Proteins encoded in this region:
- the LOC124305803 gene encoding fukutin-related protein isoform X1 produces the protein MRLKLVKILLVLALVGNIVVWHRIWRLFAAPSVSLTATPAASTVETSQKVHRGLARSVTIVIRQFETFENDVSATVESVMTAFPLIPILIICDQLPYPPLELDFKNNTMRYVKLINLQLNFNKSFDERNPLFFIRTKFVLFLPDATRLSTKQVLQSMIIQASKLGAVSVPVGANPLSCIGMALRVKEWSLEMSNIDGSTCDSIIGRHGTMIEARTLRKLSDPFILPFTDAFYIQTTALGAKVHIMNDHHFNEGKPLFRSHQAQWKVEQLSRSREREMFEKLGIKKVTRVSGSVEWYGCSRETPRCFGSVVNGIPSYLYQNRYTPPCCLTGLRRVAHHVFDKLEEVGIRFWIEGDSLLGAMRNGDILPWGHQVDVGLNRDDIMRSPWLARARNKPVTDNQGFIWEKATEGEFFKVQYSKTNHLHVNLLPFYSENGTMMKDAWFLKNKDFPEQFLHPMSSIEFAGRQVPCPNNIRDFLEIKYYKGVIENPEVPGKLFPD